The following are from one region of the Segatella oris genome:
- a CDS encoding rhamnogalacturonan acetylesterase yields the protein MKHSLYFLIAFLLVVLIATDKHKPVVYIIGDSTAAEKNNPLGNPERGWGMMLQGCFTEDVIVSNHAVNGRSSKSFRDEGRWQKILESLKPGDYVIIQFGHNDSKPDVERHTEPNTTFAENLERYALETKAKGAVPILMSPVARRCFYKLPDRIIDDEKLRTVAYGDEQTNSDTLVDTHGAYRWVARRVAQKLKVCYIDANAITSQIEQRHGVVGSRKLHVWLKPGESASIPQGRKDNTHYNIYGAFTVANALAEAIGEQIPELKPYIRHYDAVVSTRGRGNYFSLDSALSHKPAKGTYHVLVMDGQWKGTKELSDKSLKMTLYGQAKIYR from the coding sequence ATGAAACACTCTCTTTATTTCTTAATTGCATTCTTACTTGTTGTTTTGATAGCAACCGATAAGCATAAACCTGTTGTTTATATTATTGGTGATTCAACTGCGGCAGAGAAGAATAATCCGCTTGGAAATCCAGAAAGAGGGTGGGGGATGATGTTGCAAGGGTGCTTTACGGAGGATGTTATCGTGAGCAATCATGCAGTCAATGGCAGATCGAGCAAGAGTTTTCGTGATGAAGGACGGTGGCAGAAAATACTTGAAAGCCTGAAGCCTGGTGACTATGTAATTATTCAATTTGGGCATAATGACTCAAAACCTGACGTAGAACGGCACACAGAACCGAATACAACTTTTGCAGAAAATCTTGAACGCTATGCTCTGGAAACCAAAGCAAAAGGGGCAGTTCCTATATTGATGAGCCCTGTTGCACGTAGGTGTTTTTATAAGCTGCCTGACAGAATCATTGACGATGAAAAGTTGAGAACTGTGGCCTATGGAGACGAACAGACAAATAGTGACACTCTTGTCGACACTCATGGTGCCTATCGTTGGGTTGCACGACGAGTTGCCCAAAAGCTGAAGGTATGCTATATTGATGCTAATGCCATTACTTCTCAAATAGAACAACGTCATGGTGTTGTCGGAAGTAGGAAGTTACACGTATGGCTGAAGCCGGGAGAAAGTGCTTCCATCCCGCAAGGAAGGAAAGACAATACACATTATAATATATATGGTGCCTTTACGGTTGCTAATGCATTGGCAGAAGCCATAGGTGAACAGATACCGGAATTGAAGCCTTATATCAGGCATTATGATGCTGTCGTTTCAACTCGTGGGCGAGGCAATTACTTTTCTTTAGACAGTGCTCTCTCCCATAAGCCAGCGAAAGGAACCTATCATGTGCTTGTCATGGATGGCCAGTGGAAAGGGACAAAAGAACTGTCTGACAAGAGTTTGAAAATGACGTTATATGGGCAGGCGAAGATATATCGCTAA
- a CDS encoding NADH peroxidase, producing MKKKFICTVCGYIHEGTEAPEQCPICKADKSKFKEMEATDGELKFATVHYLGAAYKEGVSEELIQHCKETFAGECSEVGMYLAMARQADREGYPEIARAYEHYAYEEANHASRYAELLGEVLADTKANLEARIAAEQGACAEKFEFAKKAKAEGNDTLHDTIHEMAKDEARHAAGFAGLYKRFFK from the coding sequence ATGAAGAAGAAATTTATTTGTACGGTATGTGGTTATATTCATGAAGGTACTGAGGCTCCGGAGCAGTGTCCAATCTGTAAGGCTGACAAGAGTAAGTTTAAGGAAATGGAGGCTACTGACGGCGAATTGAAGTTTGCAACCGTTCATTATCTTGGCGCAGCTTACAAAGAAGGCGTTTCTGAAGAATTGATTCAGCATTGCAAGGAAACATTTGCAGGCGAGTGCAGTGAGGTTGGTATGTATCTTGCTATGGCACGCCAAGCTGATCGAGAAGGCTATCCTGAGATTGCCCGTGCCTATGAACATTATGCTTACGAAGAGGCTAACCACGCAAGCCGTTATGCAGAACTGTTAGGTGAAGTGCTTGCCGATACAAAGGCAAACCTTGAAGCTCGTATTGCAGCTGAACAGGGTGCATGTGCTGAAAAGTTTGAGTTTGCAAAGAAGGCTAAGGCTGAAGGCAACGACACTCTCCATGACACTATCCACGAAATGGCTAAGGATGAGGCTCGCCATGCAGCTGGTTTCGCCGGTCTTTATAAGAGATTTTTCAAGTAG
- a CDS encoding MFS transporter translates to MEKNTKQQGNIIAIITMMFLFAMISFVTNLAAPIGVIWKNVFDGTGSENMIGMLGNAMNFLAYLFMGIPAGKLLTKIGYKNTALTGIATGFVGVLIQFISGKFGADISGFAVYLFGAFISGFAVCILNTVVNPMLNLLGGGGNRGNQLNLIGGTLNSLSGTLTPMLVGALIGTVTATTKMADVNLVLFIALGVFATAFIVLMFIPIADPEMGKTTSKTVFEHSPWAFRHFVLGTIAIFVYVGVEVGIPGTLNFYISDTSAKGAGLLENAAAIGGFVAGTYWFLMLVGRFIGSFIGGRVSSRSMMIITTVAGMILIILAMILGKSTTVSMPVFTGTSFKMVIVPIAALLLVLCGLCTSIMWSCIFNLATEGLGKYSAAASGIFMMMVVGGGLLPLLQNFIADYSSYMFSYIVPLIALAFMCFYAVIGSKNVNKDIPVD, encoded by the coding sequence ATGGAAAAAAACACTAAACAACAAGGAAACATCATTGCCATTATTACAATGATGTTTCTCTTTGCGATGATTTCTTTCGTTACAAACCTCGCAGCTCCTATTGGTGTAATCTGGAAAAACGTGTTCGACGGAACAGGTAGTGAGAACATGATAGGTATGCTGGGCAATGCGATGAATTTCCTCGCTTACCTCTTCATGGGTATTCCTGCTGGCAAGTTACTCACCAAGATTGGCTACAAGAATACAGCTTTGACTGGTATTGCAACAGGCTTTGTAGGCGTACTTATTCAGTTTATTTCAGGCAAATTTGGTGCTGATATCAGTGGCTTTGCCGTCTATCTGTTCGGTGCATTCATCAGCGGTTTTGCTGTATGTATTCTCAACACGGTGGTTAATCCCATGCTGAACCTGCTTGGTGGTGGTGGTAATCGTGGTAATCAGCTGAACCTCATTGGAGGCACGCTCAACTCTTTATCTGGAACCTTGACTCCTATGTTGGTCGGTGCCCTTATTGGAACAGTTACAGCTACGACGAAGATGGCCGATGTTAATTTAGTCCTCTTCATTGCTTTAGGCGTATTCGCTACAGCCTTTATCGTACTTATGTTCATTCCTATTGCAGACCCGGAAATGGGCAAGACGACAAGCAAGACCGTCTTTGAACATAGCCCATGGGCCTTCCGTCACTTCGTACTTGGCACCATCGCCATCTTTGTTTATGTCGGTGTTGAGGTTGGCATCCCTGGAACATTAAACTTTTACATCAGTGATACATCAGCGAAGGGTGCTGGATTATTAGAGAATGCTGCCGCTATCGGAGGCTTTGTTGCCGGTACCTACTGGTTCCTTATGCTGGTTGGCCGCTTCATCGGCAGCTTCATTGGCGGTAGGGTTTCAAGCCGTTCGATGATGATAATCACAACCGTTGCAGGAATGATACTCATCATTCTGGCCATGATTCTCGGTAAATCGACAACAGTTTCTATGCCGGTATTCACCGGTACATCATTCAAGATGGTTATTGTTCCTATTGCAGCCCTATTGTTAGTGCTTTGCGGTTTATGCACATCTATCATGTGGAGTTGCATTTTCAATCTTGCAACAGAAGGTCTTGGGAAATACTCAGCAGCTGCATCCGGCATCTTTATGATGATGGTTGTTGGCGGAGGTCTACTACCATTGCTACAGAACTTCATTGCTGATTATTCATCATATATGTTCTCTTACATTGTTCCTCTCATTGCATTAGCTTTCATGTGCTTCTATGCTGTGATTGGAAGCAAGAATGTCAACAAGGATATCCCCGTAGACTAA
- a CDS encoding aldose epimerase family protein, whose protein sequence is MNTVPNENICGLKREDFQTTVNGKKTDLFILRNALGNEVAITNYGGAVVAIMVPDREGNYANVIQGHDNINDVINSPEPYLSRLIGRYGNRIANGRFQLHGKEYYLPINNGPNSLHGGKKGFNVKVWDAELMNNQSLVLHYVSSYGEEGFSGELKTTVIYTFNDDNEFIIDYLACTNKKTIINLTHHAFFSLTGIANPTPTVDNLECEINADFYLPIDSTSIPTGEILKVEGTPFDFRKPVAIGKRINDDDNEQLKNGSGYDHCYVLNKKEEGELSFAVKVTEPNSGRTMEMYTTEPGVQLYTGNFEDGMKGTHGATYPRRSAVCFEAQHFPDSPNRPYFPSVVLNPGEQYKQKTIYKFGVDK, encoded by the coding sequence ATGAACACAGTTCCAAATGAAAACATTTGTGGTCTGAAACGTGAGGATTTTCAGACCACAGTGAACGGAAAGAAAACCGATTTATTTATCCTTCGCAACGCCTTGGGAAACGAAGTCGCTATAACCAATTATGGCGGTGCAGTAGTAGCCATCATGGTTCCAGACAGAGAGGGGAACTATGCCAATGTTATCCAAGGTCATGATAATATCAATGATGTTATCAACTCCCCAGAACCGTATCTAAGTCGACTGATAGGACGATACGGTAACCGTATTGCTAACGGGAGATTTCAACTTCATGGCAAGGAATATTACTTGCCTATAAACAATGGTCCAAACTCTTTGCATGGTGGAAAGAAAGGCTTTAATGTCAAGGTTTGGGATGCAGAGCTGATGAATAATCAGTCTCTTGTGCTCCATTACGTTTCATCTTATGGTGAAGAAGGTTTCTCCGGAGAACTTAAGACTACAGTTATCTATACATTTAATGATGATAATGAATTCATTATAGATTATTTAGCGTGCACCAATAAAAAAACGATTATCAACTTAACTCACCACGCTTTCTTCTCATTAACAGGTATAGCCAACCCCACTCCAACGGTTGACAATCTTGAATGTGAAATCAATGCAGACTTCTATTTACCAATAGACTCAACCAGTATACCTACAGGTGAAATCCTCAAAGTTGAGGGCACTCCATTTGACTTCCGCAAACCTGTAGCAATTGGCAAACGAATCAATGACGACGACAATGAGCAACTGAAGAATGGTTCTGGCTATGATCATTGCTACGTACTTAACAAAAAGGAAGAAGGAGAACTGAGTTTCGCCGTTAAAGTCACAGAACCCAACAGTGGCCGTACAATGGAAATGTACACTACAGAACCTGGTGTTCAACTCTATACTGGTAACTTTGAAGATGGCATGAAAGGCACGCATGGAGCAACTTATCCTCGTCGCTCTGCTGTTTGCTTTGAAGCTCAGCACTTCCCTGACAGTCCAAACCGTCCCTATTTCCCATCTGTTGTGCTAAATCCAGGGGAACAATATAAGCAAAAAACTATCTACAAATTCGGAGTAGACAAATAA
- a CDS encoding TIGR01212 family radical SAM protein (This family includes YhcC from E. coli K-12, an uncharacterized radical SAM protein.) — MNAFYNDFSSWIRAKFPFRVQKLSIDAGFSCPNRDGKIGLGGCTYCDNRTFNPNYCDRHKRVSQQLEEGKRFFSHKYPDMKFLAYFQAFSNTYAPLEQLKARYEEALQVEDIVGIVIGTRPDCINDELLDYLAALQRHTFVLIEYGIESANDITLKRINRGHDFACCRLAVEKTHARGILCGAHVILGLPGEDADESIRQAEIISSLPLDILKIHQMQIIRGTQLAAEYLRNPFPVYSVDDYIKLVATYISHLRPSLVLERFVSQSPAHLLIAPKWGLKNYEFTNLLHRYMKEHNIRQGDAL, encoded by the coding sequence ATGAATGCTTTTTACAATGATTTTTCTTCGTGGATTAGAGCGAAATTCCCGTTCAGAGTCCAGAAATTAAGTATTGATGCAGGCTTTTCCTGTCCCAATCGTGACGGGAAAATCGGTTTAGGTGGGTGCACGTATTGCGATAACCGAACTTTTAATCCAAACTATTGTGACCGTCATAAGCGCGTTTCCCAACAATTGGAAGAAGGCAAACGCTTCTTTTCCCATAAATATCCTGACATGAAATTCTTAGCCTATTTCCAAGCTTTTTCCAACACTTATGCCCCGCTGGAACAGCTGAAAGCACGCTATGAAGAGGCGCTTCAGGTGGAAGATATTGTAGGAATAGTCATAGGTACTCGGCCCGATTGCATCAACGATGAATTGCTCGACTATCTTGCTGCTTTGCAGAGACACACGTTTGTGCTGATCGAATATGGCATTGAAAGTGCTAATGATATTACGTTGAAGAGGATAAATCGTGGACATGATTTTGCTTGTTGCCGCTTAGCTGTTGAGAAAACACATGCACGCGGCATTTTGTGTGGTGCTCATGTTATTCTTGGACTGCCGGGGGAAGATGCTGATGAAAGCATCCGTCAGGCAGAGATAATATCTTCCTTGCCTCTTGATATCCTGAAAATACATCAGATGCAGATTATTCGTGGCACGCAGTTGGCTGCCGAATATCTCCGCAATCCCTTCCCTGTTTATTCTGTAGATGACTATATCAAGCTCGTTGCGACCTATATTTCGCATCTCCGTCCCTCGCTTGTGCTGGAACGTTTCGTCAGTCAGTCGCCTGCCCATCTGTTGATAGCACCGAAGTGGGGCCTGAAGAACTATGAATTCACTAACCTTCTTCATCGTTATATGAAAGAGCATAATATCCGACAAGGGGATGCACTTTAG
- a CDS encoding L-serine ammonia-lyase, producing MESIKEIFRIGKGPSSSHTMGPQKAAKIFTERHQDASSFQVILYGSLAATGKGHMTDIAIEEVMRPTAPVEIIWQPQTFLPFHPNGMKFIALDIDEKPLDEWTVYSIGGGALSEGKGISDYFATQEVYPLNSLHDIMKWCNDNGCSYWEYVKKYEDNDIWDYLLNVWEVMKQSVKAGLAHEGVLPGPLHLPRKAATYYVKASGYKPSLQSRGLVYSYALAVSEENASGGTIVTAPTCGACGVVPAVLYHLYKSHNFSNERIARALATAGLFGSIVKKNASISGAEVGCQGEVGVACAMASAASCQLFGGSPSQIEYSAEMGLEHHLGMTCDPVCGLVQIPCIERNAFAATRALDAQLYASFGDGSHRVSFDRVVNVMKQTGHDLPSLYKETSEGGLAKGYNLE from the coding sequence ATGGAGTCAATCAAAGAAATATTTCGAATAGGTAAAGGCCCTTCGAGCAGTCACACTATGGGTCCACAGAAAGCTGCAAAAATATTCACAGAGCGCCACCAAGATGCTTCTTCGTTTCAAGTAATCCTCTATGGCTCGCTGGCTGCAACAGGAAAAGGACATATGACAGACATCGCTATCGAAGAAGTTATGCGCCCAACAGCACCTGTTGAAATCATATGGCAACCGCAAACATTCCTCCCCTTCCACCCCAATGGCATGAAATTCATTGCTCTGGATATTGACGAGAAACCCTTAGACGAATGGACTGTATATAGTATTGGGGGCGGTGCCCTGTCTGAAGGTAAGGGTATTAGTGACTATTTTGCAACCCAAGAAGTTTATCCTCTCAATTCACTTCACGACATCATGAAGTGGTGTAACGATAACGGATGCAGCTATTGGGAATACGTAAAGAAGTATGAAGACAATGATATCTGGGACTATCTACTAAACGTTTGGGAGGTTATGAAGCAGTCGGTAAAAGCAGGGTTGGCGCATGAAGGAGTTCTTCCCGGCCCACTCCACCTGCCAAGAAAGGCTGCAACCTACTATGTAAAAGCCAGTGGTTACAAGCCATCCCTGCAGAGTCGCGGACTAGTCTATTCATATGCACTGGCTGTTAGTGAGGAAAATGCCTCTGGGGGCACTATTGTCACAGCACCAACCTGCGGGGCCTGTGGAGTTGTTCCAGCGGTTTTATATCACTTATACAAATCACACAACTTCAGCAATGAGCGTATTGCACGTGCCTTGGCCACTGCGGGACTCTTCGGAAGCATTGTCAAGAAGAATGCATCTATCAGCGGTGCTGAGGTAGGATGCCAAGGAGAAGTAGGTGTAGCCTGTGCAATGGCATCCGCTGCAAGCTGTCAACTCTTCGGTGGAAGTCCCTCACAGATAGAATATTCTGCCGAAATGGGCTTGGAACACCATTTGGGAATGACCTGCGATCCTGTCTGCGGACTCGTTCAGATCCCATGTATCGAACGGAATGCCTTTGCAGCAACCCGTGCACTTGATGCCCAACTATACGCTTCTTTTGGCGATGGAAGCCACCGTGTAAGCTTCGACCGCGTGGTCAACGTGATGAAACAAACTGGTCATGACTTACCTTCTCTCTACAAAGAGACCAGTGAGGGTGGCCTTGCCAAAGGCTATAATCTGGAATAA
- the galK gene encoding galactokinase — translation MDIEKVRSRFIKHFDGKTGSIYMSPGRINLIGEHTDYNGGFVFPGAVDKGIMAEIRPNGTETVMLYSIDLKDRVEFKVNDPQGPRASWARYIYGVVQEMKSLGVDVKGFNAAFYGDVPLGAGMSSSAALESCFAFALNDLFGDNKVSKWDMVLAGQATEHKYIGVNCGIMDQFASVFGQEGKLMRLDCRSREFEYFPFNPQGYRLVLVNSKVKHELAGSPYNDRRNSCENVVKHIAAKHPEAKFETLRDCTWDQLEEVRAEVGEEDYKRAHFVLGEKDRVLAVCDALEKGDYETVGQKMFETHEGLSKEYEVSCEELDFLNDIARENGVTGSRIMGGGFGGCTINLVKDELYDKFIADAKVKFAAKYGHEPEVYPVVISEGSHKVC, via the coding sequence ATGGATATTGAAAAAGTAAGAAGTCGCTTCATCAAGCATTTTGATGGCAAGACAGGAAGCATCTATATGTCTCCAGGAAGAATCAATCTTATTGGTGAGCACACCGACTACAATGGTGGTTTTGTATTTCCCGGAGCTGTAGATAAAGGTATCATGGCTGAAATTCGCCCTAATGGAACCGAAACCGTCATGCTCTATTCTATTGACCTCAAGGATCGTGTTGAATTCAAAGTCAACGACCCACAAGGACCTCGTGCAAGCTGGGCACGCTATATTTATGGTGTTGTACAGGAAATGAAGAGCCTTGGTGTTGATGTCAAAGGCTTTAATGCAGCTTTCTATGGTGACGTTCCTTTGGGGGCAGGTATGTCTTCGAGTGCAGCACTTGAAAGTTGTTTTGCTTTCGCTCTGAACGATCTTTTTGGTGACAATAAAGTTTCAAAATGGGATATGGTACTTGCCGGACAAGCTACCGAACACAAATATATCGGTGTAAACTGCGGTATCATGGACCAGTTTGCAAGCGTCTTCGGCCAGGAAGGTAAACTGATGCGTTTGGACTGCCGCAGCCGTGAATTCGAATATTTCCCATTCAATCCACAAGGATATCGACTTGTTCTCGTAAATTCAAAGGTAAAGCATGAACTTGCAGGAAGCCCCTATAACGATCGTCGCAACAGCTGTGAGAATGTGGTAAAGCACATTGCTGCCAAACATCCGGAGGCTAAATTTGAAACACTTCGTGACTGTACATGGGACCAATTGGAAGAGGTTAGAGCCGAAGTCGGCGAAGAAGATTACAAGCGTGCACATTTTGTTCTCGGCGAGAAAGACCGCGTACTTGCTGTCTGCGATGCACTTGAGAAAGGCGATTACGAAACCGTTGGGCAGAAGATGTTCGAGACTCATGAAGGTCTGAGCAAAGAATATGAAGTATCTTGTGAAGAACTTGACTTCCTCAATGACATCGCAAGAGAAAATGGCGTGACAGGAAGTCGTATCATGGGTGGCGGTTTTGGAGGTTGCACCATTAATCTTGTCAAAGATGAACTCTATGACAAGTTCATCGCCGATGCCAAAGTTAAGTTCGCAGCCAAGTATGGTCATGAGCCGGAAGTCTATCCAGTTGTGATTAGCGAAGGTTCACACAAAGTGTGCTAA
- a CDS encoding bifunctional folylpolyglutamate synthase/dihydrofolate synthase, with product MMNYKETTEYLFNSTPVFEHVGASAYKEGLHNIQVLDEHFGFPHRLYKTIHVAGTNGKGSCSHSLASMLQKKGYKVGLYTSPHIIDFRERIRVNGQCISEKAVIDFVEKERNFFEPLHPSFFELTTALAFKYFAEQKVDIAVIEVGLGGRLDSTNIITPILSIITNISFDHTQFLGNTLPQIAYEKAGIIKKGIPVIIGEYTKETRPIFESKAKEKSCPICFAQDNQEIIYSEADKTGGRTYKTTHFGSFHAELAGDYQVKNMNTLLNAVNVLKAQGIDLSDEICALDHVTTLTHLIGRWMEVNRLPKAICDTGHNVGGWQYLVPQIKAQPCKQLRIVFGMVDDKDIDTVMGMLPKQAIYYWTQATTKRAVPADKVSDKALLYGLSGHIYKSVKEAYSHALAEADNADFIFIGGSSYIVADLLSSVEK from the coding sequence ATGATGAATTATAAAGAGACCACAGAATATCTTTTCAATAGCACCCCTGTTTTCGAACATGTGGGTGCTTCTGCATATAAAGAGGGGCTACATAATATACAAGTTTTGGACGAGCACTTTGGATTTCCTCATCGTTTATACAAGACTATCCACGTAGCAGGCACAAACGGTAAAGGATCTTGTTCACATTCACTGGCTTCAATGCTGCAAAAGAAAGGCTATAAAGTGGGACTTTACACCTCTCCTCACATTATAGATTTCCGAGAACGAATAAGAGTTAATGGCCAATGTATCAGTGAAAAGGCCGTTATTGATTTTGTAGAAAAAGAACGAAACTTTTTTGAACCACTCCATCCAAGCTTCTTTGAACTTACAACAGCATTAGCTTTCAAATATTTTGCTGAGCAAAAGGTTGATATTGCTGTTATCGAAGTGGGATTAGGAGGACGGCTTGACTCTACTAATATCATAACTCCCATCTTATCAATCATTACGAATATCAGTTTTGATCATACACAGTTTCTCGGCAATACACTGCCTCAAATCGCATATGAAAAGGCTGGTATTATCAAGAAAGGTATTCCAGTAATTATCGGAGAGTACACCAAAGAAACACGACCTATATTCGAAAGCAAAGCAAAAGAAAAGAGCTGTCCGATATGTTTTGCACAAGATAATCAAGAAATCATCTATAGTGAAGCTGATAAAACAGGCGGACGAACATACAAAACAACACACTTTGGTTCTTTTCATGCCGAACTTGCAGGTGATTATCAAGTTAAGAACATGAATACTCTGCTGAATGCGGTCAATGTGTTAAAAGCGCAAGGCATTGATTTAAGCGATGAAATCTGTGCCTTAGACCATGTTACAACATTGACACATTTAATAGGTCGGTGGATGGAAGTGAACCGTTTACCGAAAGCTATATGCGATACAGGGCATAATGTTGGTGGATGGCAATATTTAGTTCCACAGATAAAGGCACAACCTTGCAAACAACTTAGAATTGTGTTCGGTATGGTTGACGACAAAGATATTGATACGGTGATGGGTATGCTCCCTAAACAGGCTATTTATTATTGGACACAAGCAACCACTAAGCGAGCAGTACCTGCAGACAAAGTTTCAGATAAAGCCTTGCTGTATGGTTTGAGTGGCCATATATACAAGAGTGTAAAGGAAGCCTATAGTCATGCACTTGCAGAGGCTGACAATGCAGACTTCATATTTATAGGTGGTTCAAGTTATATTGTTGCAGATTTGCTTTCCTCTGTTGAAAAATAA
- a CDS encoding S9 family peptidase, which produces MNKLFVMCIMMLLATSNVSADNKITLKDVTGKTFTPKYITGVDPIKGTDRYASISNDGRQIIEYAFKTGNQTRVLFDIANTHGESIKQLDGYTLSPDGKRMLIQTNTHKIYRRSFTADYYIYTIQSRKLEKLSTGGPQQIPTWSPDGNQIAFVRDNNIFLVKLLYDNAESQITKDGKFNEIINGVPDWVYEEEFSTNRSLCFTADSRMLCWIKYDERKVKEYSLQLFMGSHPTMKANEVYPGTYTYKYPKAGEDNSIVSVWSYEIQTHKTNRLQVPLEGDGYIPRIKSTNDANRIIVFTMNRHQDVLNLYAVNPRTTLSQLLIKEQGDKYVKEEAMEGIAIGQNSILHPSDRDGYMHLYLYNMNGSLIRKIGDGNYDITSIYGYDETTGDVYYQAAGINPHDRQVFVSHKTGKTERLTDTNGWNKAIFSGDYKYFLNTWSNYNTPYVFTIRDNKGKVLSTPVDNKELKEKVKTYSFNGRETFSFTTSEGVKLDGWMVKPKDFDTNKKYPVILFQYSGPGSQQVIDAWNAGSMGNGGAFDYYLAQQGFIVVCVDGRGTGGRGAAFEKCTYLRIGELESRDQIETALWLGKQSYIDKERIGIWGWSFGGFNTLMSMSEGRPVFKAGVAVAPPTNWRYYDTIYTERYMRTPKENGSGYATNPIQRANALHGALLICHGMADDNVQPQNTMEYTEALIQADKDFKENIYTNRNHGIYGGNTRTHLLRQISNWFIEHLK; this is translated from the coding sequence ATGAACAAACTATTTGTTATGTGCATAATGATGCTTTTAGCCACATCAAATGTATCAGCTGACAATAAGATTACACTGAAAGATGTTACGGGAAAAACATTCACTCCTAAATATATCACAGGTGTTGATCCCATAAAAGGAACCGACCGATATGCCAGCATAAGCAACGACGGCAGACAGATTATTGAATATGCTTTTAAGACAGGTAATCAGACACGTGTGCTTTTTGACATTGCCAACACACATGGGGAAAGCATCAAACAACTCGACGGATACACGCTTTCTCCCGATGGAAAGCGCATGCTTATACAGACAAATACACACAAAATCTATCGCCGTTCGTTCACGGCTGACTATTATATTTACACCATTCAGAGCAGGAAACTTGAAAAACTCTCGACAGGTGGACCACAACAGATACCTACATGGTCACCCGACGGCAATCAGATTGCTTTCGTCAGAGATAATAATATCTTTCTCGTAAAACTGCTCTATGATAATGCAGAGAGCCAAATTACAAAGGATGGCAAGTTTAATGAAATCATCAATGGAGTTCCCGATTGGGTTTATGAGGAAGAGTTTTCAACCAATCGCTCGCTCTGTTTCACTGCAGACAGCCGTATGTTATGTTGGATAAAATATGATGAAAGAAAGGTAAAAGAGTATTCTTTGCAGCTCTTTATGGGCAGCCACCCTACCATGAAAGCGAATGAGGTTTATCCGGGAACCTATACTTATAAATATCCTAAAGCTGGAGAAGACAACTCGATCGTATCCGTGTGGAGCTATGAAATACAGACTCACAAGACTAACCGCCTGCAAGTGCCTCTTGAAGGTGACGGATACATACCCAGAATAAAGTCAACCAACGATGCTAACCGCATTATCGTATTCACCATGAACCGTCATCAAGACGTACTTAATCTCTATGCAGTCAATCCTCGCACTACTCTTTCACAGCTACTTATCAAGGAACAAGGAGATAAATACGTGAAAGAAGAGGCCATGGAAGGCATCGCTATCGGGCAGAACAGCATTCTGCATCCAAGCGACCGCGACGGTTACATGCACCTCTATCTCTATAATATGAATGGTAGTCTCATCCGTAAAATCGGTGACGGGAACTATGACATCACGAGCATTTATGGCTATGATGAGACGACAGGAGATGTATATTATCAGGCAGCAGGTATCAATCCACACGACCGCCAAGTGTTTGTCAGCCACAAGACCGGTAAAACAGAACGGCTTACGGATACAAATGGTTGGAATAAGGCCATTTTCTCAGGTGACTACAAATATTTCCTTAACACATGGAGCAACTATAATACGCCCTACGTATTTACTATTCGCGACAACAAAGGCAAGGTGCTTTCAACTCCTGTAGATAATAAAGAACTCAAAGAAAAAGTAAAAACATACAGCTTTAATGGTCGAGAAACTTTCTCATTCACTACTTCTGAAGGTGTGAAGCTTGATGGTTGGATGGTTAAACCTAAAGATTTTGATACCAATAAAAAGTATCCTGTCATCCTTTTTCAATACAGTGGACCAGGAAGTCAACAGGTAATCGATGCATGGAATGCAGGTTCTATGGGCAACGGTGGAGCTTTCGACTACTATCTTGCACAGCAAGGTTTCATCGTAGTCTGTGTTGATGGGCGAGGTACAGGCGGGCGAGGTGCAGCGTTTGAGAAATGCACTTATCTAAGAATTGGTGAACTTGAGTCACGCGATCAGATTGAAACAGCATTATGGTTGGGCAAGCAAAGCTACATTGATAAGGAGCGTATAGGCATTTGGGGCTGGAGTTTTGGTGGTTTTAACACCTTGATGAGCATGAGCGAAGGACGCCCTGTGTTCAAAGCAGGTGTGGCAGTTGCGCCACCAACCAATTGGAGATACTATGACACTATCTATACAGAGCGCTACATGCGCACACCAAAAGAAAATGGAAGTGGCTATGCCACCAACCCCATTCAGCGTGCGAATGCTCTTCATGGCGCCCTGCTTATATGCCATGGCATGGCTGATGACAATGTGCAGCCACAGAATACAATGGAATATACAGAAGCTTTGATACAGGCAGATAAGGATTTTAAGGAGAACATCTATACCAACCGAAATCATGGTATCTATGGTGGCAACACGCGCACCCACTTATTACGCCAGATTTCCAACTGGTTTATTGAGCATTTAAAATAA